Within Felis catus isolate Fca126 chromosome A1, F.catus_Fca126_mat1.0, whole genome shotgun sequence, the genomic segment ATAGAGCCGGAACTTGAGCCCCCATCTTCCAGCTCCTAATCCAGTACCGTGGAATACTGGCTGGTTGGCAAGATCTCTCccgtctctttccttccctgacgtacacacactccctccctccctccctctggctttGCATTTTTACACTGGTATATTGTTTGACAGTTGCTCTCAAATTTTGGGtgtgtcattctttttttctggtctgaatcttttatttctaattttaaaggtaacattttctgaaaacatgaaaatgtgtattttcattttacaaaacagcttttccaatttattttcttagaatgttGACACGTTTTGCAACGATGCAGAAAACAAACTTGTGCATATACTTAATGCAAACAGTCCCAAGGTGTCCACCCCGACGAAAGACTATGCTTCAGAGCCACACACCATTCAAACAGTCCTTGGCCTAGGAAATAAACTTTCAGTAAGTTAATTGAAGGAATTTTATGAGTATTATGTATGCAGTCAATACTATATTCTGGTGTGCATGTGGTAAACTTGGTGAAATGGAATTAAACTTGACTAGAAAGTGTAGTTTATTGTTAAATGGCTCCTGTAAGTATAGGTTATCTGGAAATTATATCTTGTTTATCAAAGCCAGAATGGAACCTTCTTCGGGGTTACATTTGACAAACAGGTGCTTTCATTTTTAGCATTGCAAGTGCATGTGATAGAAAATAGTGTTTTGCCTCTGTTTTGCCTCTGTCCTTTTGCTAGAGGGACTATTCTATACAGTTAGGGGTGTTTCTAAGCTCAGCTTAACTCTTTAAATCACCGTACACGCAAATTAAGCTGTAAGGTCTGTAATACTGACTGACGACTAAATCTCAAGTAGCTAACAGTTGCTTAGTGTAtctgtattaactcatttaatctttaccacAACCCATGGGATgaaaattatctctgttttgcaaatgaggaaactatggTCTAGAGAGGTTGAACAGTTGCCTAAAGTCACAAAACTAGAAAAGTTAAGTATTAGAACCCAGGCAGTCTGTGCtcttaaaatggtttaaaaatgcTTATCTTTGTTTAAGCtgttaatgaaaaaagaaaagattcaagaGTCAGTTAAATCCCCCTGCctccctttttgtcttttattacaattagtcttcattctgctttctttttgtgtcatttttgtatccttttatgCAAAACTGTTTCCTTCTGGAATGAGAACAATAATGTAAATGTCTCTTGAAATCATCTGACCTATGAGTCACGATGGGCGTGAGAATGTATGTGGTATTTGTGTGCTTAAATATTTCTAACGAAAAGCTGATTTGatgatgttttatatattagTGCATCATTATCTAGGctgcattttgtctttttatcagATGTCTTCTCCCAATAGTGAGATGAATTACCAGAGTCCTTTATCACTTTGTAAGCCGAAAGCAAAGTCTGTGCCCACACCTGGATCAGCCCAAATGACTTCAAAGTCTTGTTAtaaaggggagagagagctggATGACCCGAAAACCTGCAAGAAGAGAAAAGCCTTAGATTTTTTGAGTAGACTGCCTTTACCTCCACCTGTTAGTCCCATTTGTACATTTGTTTCTCCCGCTGCACAGAAGGCATTTCAGCCACCACGGAGTTGTGGCACCAAATATGAAACACCTATAAAGAAAAGAGAGTTGAATTCCCCTCAGATGACTCCACTGAAATTTAATGACACTTCCCTTGTGGAAAGTGATTCAATAGCTGACGAAGAACTTGCATTGATCAACACTCAAGCCCTTTTGTCTGGTTTGGCAGGAGAAGATCAACTTATGTCTCTCAATGACTCCCCTAGGACTGCTCCCACGAGCTCAAAAGATTATGTCAGGCCGAAAAGCTATCCTACTGCCCCTGGGATCCGAGACTGCGAGAACCCCCAGGCCAGCACCGAAGGAGGGGAGCCTGACGTGCAGGACACAGATACAGTAAAAAGGTCATCTATGAGACTGCAAAGGCGACAACAGCAAACATGACGATAAGTCAGTTACTGACTCAGCCTCTCCAGTTTGTAAAAAATACAGCTTCAAACTGCACATCAGTGTTCGCATAATGAGAAAAACAGTTTCTAATTTCCCTGGGTGCCTGTCTGTCACAGGAATGCTCTTTGTCTGCctctgtgctttgatttgttacCGATCTTAAAATTGGATATTTATtaactaatcaagaaaaaaaatctcccttaaATCTTTATGACTGAATTTGATCACTGGACTTGACCAAGTATTATTTTACAaagtaactttttctttaaattgtgtCCTTAATTAAATGAAACTAGGTTCGTAAGTACAGTTATTTTGActcctgtaattctttttagtttAGTTCCTATTTTAGAtggtttggtttagttttgtttctcGGAGATAGCCCACTGTGACCCAGTTTTCCCTAACAAACGTGTTGATTCTCTTATAGTTCTATCCTGATTAAAcgtcaggaagagaaagatgcAACAGTGGTGTTTTCTAAGACCCATTCTTCAACCGTAAGTCAGCATAACTACAAGAAAAACAGAATCCCCAATGTAATTCCTTTTTATGATTCCACTGTgatctctgaaattattttaattaaaaattcaagtaCTTTAAATCAGATTTCATAGTGTTAATGTTTTTGTAACAAAATGATCATCTGCAACTTCAGAGAAAACTGTTCTTTCAAATTGGCACATTCTACCCACTTTATTTTTAGCCCTGTCACAGGACTCAGCAGTACTTCCTTTAAACCTGGTTTTCTCTAACCACCAAGGCAGACAGTAATAGTTCAATATAAGAGGATATTCTCGTTTGTGACTTTCTTATGcttaatggagaaaagagaatgcaCTTCCAACCGGGAGCTGATAGCATGGAAAAGCTCTGAAATCAGGTCTTTTACTATGCCttaagtttatataaaatatcctgTTTTCAAATCTAATTAGAAACGCATTTCAAAGCCaagaataaatcttttaaaaagcaattttttctttcataactgTGATCCATGATTTTTCGCTCCTCTAAAAATTAACGTAACAATAATCCATTCTGCAGTTCTTTTTAACTCAAGTGTTCTGCCAGTCTTGTTAATACATGATTTAAATTTTGTTCGTAAAACAATTTGGTCTTCCCATCCTAATCATTTTCCAAGTGATCCACTCTAGAACAGGGAATAAAACTGGAGTCTCAGGTgaacaaaaaagaattagaagaatcTAACCTGAACTGCTACTACGTCCTCTATTCTTCCTTACCATTTAGACCACACATTATAGAGAGATCTCATGCACACACTCCTTTTTTACACATTGTAAAAAATATAGGAAGCTATATAAGCAAAATATGAAGCTTAAGTATATGCGGATATTATCCCCTAAGAAGTGACAATGATTACAAAGTCAAGAATGTACAGCATAGGATTAGGGATAATGGTAAAAGCAGTTTGTGTTACTCAACAATTACTTAACGAGACCCTATCTTGTACGTAAAGCACTATGCCGGCTCTGTGAACGATACAAACGTTAATAATACAAAACTACAGGTTAAAGTTGAGTGttcaaaaaattacataaatcagGAAACTTGGGaactgagagaaaaaataaatcacttctaGCTGGGACAAAGTTGGCAGCATTTAATCAATTATGTTTATGCTTCCAAACCAAGTATTTCAGGAGTCatccaggggaaaaaagagacaaacagggAAATTACTCTCCTGAGCTCTTTAAAAGCTCTGGATCTAAACCTGGGGCCATATCAGAGTGGTTACTCAGACAAGGTGAATAAAAAGCCATAAGATGTCAATAGTGTCAGGTATTAAAATGCTAAAGTAATAGTCTTTTCAATGTATGCAgatcaaataatttatataagcATGTAAAATGCAAGGTTGCTTTTGTCTTTATGTCTCCTATTTACTAAAGAAGACTGGTAAATAAGTTTATGATCTAGAAAAACTGGTTCTTAATAGGGTAGAATTCTATGGAATTTaggcaattaatttttttatatcattaaaGCAGTCTATATTCAATGACAAATTCATATAAAGCAATACCatagataatttttaataacCATAAAAGCACCATTATATAGgacacttaaaataatatttcacagAACATTGTAAAGAAGCTGTTGGCCAACAAGAAATAAAGCATACATCCTACGTGATCTTATCTATCATGGTCTCACACCAAATTAATCTGATTCTAACCTGTGGAGACTTGATTTGGAATCATAAATTCAGTATTGGTTTAAGAGGGACATCCCAGAGTTGTGGTAGAACTTTATTGTCTTAAATGCCACATAAAACGCCAAGACTGCTCATCTTGCAATGAGCATGACTTTTACGTATCCCTATATGATTTATATCTTGGGATGCTTAATTCTTGTGCTCCCAAACATTTGGGCAGCCAACTGATTATGCACATGTCTAAAAACtgcttaattttttcctcttaaaaactgGTGTTTTATAAAGTCAGGCTTCTTTAATTTCCACTATTGGCACAACAGCCAAAAAGTTCATCAGGTTTAATCCTATTCGATACAGTGGTAGTTAAAACACAAGATGTGACTTTAAATAATGACACTGGTTTTCCTCAGTAGCTTTTAGAGCTATCAAGAAGAATCCAAAAGACTTTTTAACAATGACACATCACGAGAATAAAGGGATAATTCCCCCAAAGAGTCTACTTTGAAGGACGATATTCCCTTAGATGTATGCTCTCTAGCATATGCATTTTAGAGGAAAACCACTCTCATCGTGACAGCCACACATCTCACATTTTTTGGATACACGGCTTATCAAAGTAGCAATGGCACTAACATTTTCCTGTCTCCCACTTCCCCACCTTTCCAACCTTCCTGATGGAGATGGGTTTTCTGGAAAAATAGATTACTTCAGAGGAAGTGGTACTGAAGCTTCTGTATATTGAACTTATGTGACTGGGTACGTTTTCAGGGTTCCATTTCCAATTGGTTCCCTAGAGAAAGTGACTTTGTTTAATCAAATCAGAATTCCAGCATCAGACCATGCATAGAGGATCACTTTTAACAAGTGCTTGttgaaaatgaatataatgaCTTCTGCTGAAAAACTTTCAGGTCCGACTATTTACACGGGAATTAGAGCTCTGGCTAAAACTGAACaaagaataaataccaaaagTTGCGGTAAAAACTGATTTAGGAAAATTGTGAATGCCTGTACGATAGGCCTCTAATATCCATGGTGACAGCCGCCTCTTCTGTTAAAGGAGCTCTCGTTTGTGAAGCCCCCATGAGCCCTCCGGGTGGGAAACTCCGCGCAGGGATTCCAGTATCCTGCGCCGTTGGAAGGTGATGGGTTATTCCTGTCCTGGTTTCTGTTCATTCTGCTTGGCTTTTCCGCATGAAGCACACTGTGAAAGGTAACATCGTGTTCATACCGTTCCTTCATCCGGTGTATTTTTTCTCTTGGGACTCCATGAATGTTCCTTCTACAtgggaaaaaatgcaaacatgTGCTTAAGGCAGTATATTCAAAAGGAGTTACAAGTCCTGCGTCATTACATAGATATGCACTCCCTAGTCTCAGGATTTAACTCTCACTAAAGCATAACATCTCTTTAAGGAGTTATCGTTCAGGCTCCACTCCTGTTTTTTTGTGCTGTTCTAAGGCTAAACAACTAGAGTTTCGGAAACGCTTCGTTTTTGGAACTCTCAATTTCATGCTTCAAGGTATAAAAGAACACCATGAGATCTACTTATTATATTTTTGCCTGTTAATCATGCATATATCTATAATCCATTTGTCAGTCTGAGACACTTCTAGATGctaattaaaataatcttaaattcaAGCGGGCCTCAGAATCAACTGGGGATATAGTTCGAAATGCAGTTACCAGAGATTCCCACTGTGGCATGGGGCCCATGAACTAGGATTTTAACAATCACCTCAGGCAACTGTGATGGGCGTGGGCCACAGACCGATTTGGGAAGCACTATCTCCTTGTAACTATAGGATAAATCAGTCTTATTCCTAAAAAGTAAATTCTGATCTCACTGGTTTCTTTAAATCATTGACATCATCAAATAACACAGATAGTAAATATCAGAACCCATGCACTCAACAAGTTAGTATTATTTGGACATTTATTGCTTTATAAATTAGAAGCAGCATCTAGACCCTAAGTGAACCACAGACTGTTGAACGtttaaacatctttattgagCCTCAATGCAAAAACGCCACTGACATGTGCAATCCCATGCAGAGAAAAGTGCTTTCAAACGTTCATTAATGAAGAAGCATTTTAGCAGAAAGTTAAATGTGTCCTTTAAAAGGACCTAGTCCAAGCCAAAGTGTAGCGTTTAGCAGTATATTAGAAAACTGACCCAAAACTAAAGTCTTCACATTAATAAATCCAAAGTGATCAATTTCCAAGAATTACCATTTCTGGCCTGAAAACTACCATGTCCATTTCCAGCCTGAAAAGATTCTTTTGTTCGGTCTGAAATACCTGAAAACAGCAGGATACATAAtgaggaactagaaaaacaaagaagtaccTTGCTAACTCTTGAACGTTGAATTTCCAGCGAGTGTCAGGTTCTCGGAATATAACTTCATAGTTATTTTCAAGTGCCTGATTTttcaaaagtacataaaacatTGAAGACATGGTATGTATGTTTGGGAATGTTTATGCTGCCATTTAACATTTACTACAAATCTTTTCTAAGATTCCTTTTGTTTTACCAGTAATCCAAGGCCTTAGTTTATCTTACAAGTACCGTTGGTTCATTTCCATACTTAGCCACTCTCAGATTATATTATGGTTTCCCATGATGAGTTTTGGTCAATTTTATCTACTATGTAGGAAAATGATAAAGGTTCTCTGTTTGGGgacgtttttaaaaatagatacctGAACTAAGTTTTAAATATCCTGCCCACATGTATGAGAAATGAATTCAGTGGCTTCTCAAAGTCCCTTATAGGATTATCACCGAGTTTTCTTCTGCCAGATGCCTTGTCCCATTCCTCATGCCTCAGTTAGAAAGTGAGGGTACCCTAGGAACAgagcttatgaaataaaaatgatttcccaACACTCTTTACAAACTCCTCCCGCCAAGAAGGGGTTTTCCCTGCTATGCAATACAGTCCGGCCCAAAGCACCGCGCCCCGTGATCCTTGGGTTTACAGTTTGCATATAAACATCCAAATAATCTTTGCATTCATAAACTGGCTACTCCTTTCTCATCTCAAAATCTGAACTCTGTTGTCACTATCGTTTATTGTGTTacaaaatacagaatgaaaacaGCTAAGTAAAAAGATTTCCTCGTCATTCTTGAGATTGAGATGGACCCTTCTCATTACAAAAGGATTCAGATATCCTAGATGGAAAATACCTAATTTCTGGATCTTAGTAATAGCTGTGGGTGGCTTAAAAAGATTGCACATtccagataataaaaaataagatgtcTTTCCTTAAGCCACTCTCCCACTACTCTTGGTTTTGAGTTGTGCCTTAATTAACTTGACTACTCATGTCCCCTTTCATTTCTCTGCCAAGTGGACTCTCGGTCCATGAACTGAAGTAACGACAAAATTGATGTTCATTCCTTCCTACATTCACCCAAAGTCCCACAGGCTGGGCCTAAATAAACCAGATGGATGTACAGTTAGAGAAAAGCACACCTGCAGGTAAGCTCCTTTGCCCCCAGATTAAAAAGAAGCCATGAATAGATGCCACGAGCCCAGTTTCTTAGAGATACTCACTTTACCGTTAGACAAGTGGGGATTATGTATGACAAAATTAGACTACTCATCTGTCGTCTTCTTGCCCTGTGTGTTTCAGGATCTTTTCTCCTATCTATATGCCCAATAGGGAATGAAAACTTACGACCAGAAAAGGTGAAATATGTCTGAAAACAgatcataatttaaaatacaaacatagTTTTATTCCTCTTACTTTTCTATTCTGACAGTAGAGAGCTATCtttgtttgcatatttatatttgtatactaGTATCTTAATAGGGTTACAGTGTTAAccctaaatatgttttaaaaccaaaaaaaaaaaaaggtcacccCAGAACTCTCATGTGGCAACACTAAACAGTACTGAAATCCCTGCCTGCCAAAGACAGTGTCCTATCAATATAACCTACAACTCGGCTAGCAGCACTGCCCACCCCAATATTTCTCTGCAAGCTTCAGACGGTGCCCCTGTGTATAGATGTCTCTTCTTTGGAAAGCAAGACAGAAAATCAAGACAGAAAAACTATCAAGAATTCGGACCAAGGAGTGTTTACAAATGTACCCTGAGGGGATATTAGCATCTTAGCAAGTTTCAGCCACTGAACAACCgagaaacactaaaataaaacctGTTTACCTGCTCTCTGAGAGAACTACTATTAATAAAGATGAGATCATGGCAGAtcggaaaaagaggaaagaacaaatgGTTCAATTTTCTCACAAAATTTCCGGAACTGAAAAATCAGAATGATGCTGTTTCCTACCATGACTGCATAGGGCTTCATTTCCCAGGCGTGGAGGTTGGTATTATCAATAATAATGGGGGATATGCCATTCCTCATTGCTTTTCTGGCTGCAACACAATGTTATATAACAGTGAGCAACATGCAACAATCAGAAGGGCGAGCGTACtccatattttgttatttttattacaggATGTCCTCATTACACAACTTTAGTGCCATCTATTTCAGAACCCATTAtcaataattttccttttccgGGCATCTAGGGAGGTTATGCTCTGGCATTCTGTTTGGGGGGGAAAATGGCAGAACTTTCATTACACTCCTTCCATAAAACTTATTCTATGTGCACAATAGGATTTCCCGGgaatttggaaaggaatttgtcacctcttttctggttccattcatgtgcttcctccaggaagtcagGATTGAACTCATAGGCACCGTCTTCCCTGAAGAAAAAATCATCCGTGCTGAAAATCAGAGCCCTGGGAAAGTCGTGTTGCAATTGTCTAGAAAGTGGGGAAATAAGAGATTACTTTATGACTAGGCACAGTCATTCTAGAAATTATTACCTTCCATCTCTAACATTCAGTGGTTTATAATTATGAGTCCACCAGGTTGTGTGTTGTTGAAATTCAACGCAAGAAGAGAGATGCTTGCTATTCATAGGAGGCGGGA encodes:
- the N4BP2L1 gene encoding NEDD4-binding protein 2-like 1 isoform X1: MEESFLESFGRLSLQQQQQQQPRPPAPPPPRGTPPRRHSFRKHLYLLRGLPGSGKTTLARQLQHDFPRALIFSTDDFFFREDGAYEFNPDFLEEAHEWNQKRARKAMRNGISPIIIDNTNLHAWEMKPYAVMALENNYEVIFREPDTRWKFNVQELARRNIHGVPREKIHRMKERYEHDVTFHSVLHAEKPSRMNRNQDRNNPSPSNGAGYWNPCAEFPTRRAHGGFTNESSFNRRGGCHHGY
- the N4BP2L1 gene encoding NEDD4-binding protein 2-like 1 isoform X2 is translated as MEESFLESFGRLSLQQQQQQQPRPPAPPPPRGTPPRRHSFRKHLYLLRGLPGSGKTTLARQLQHDFPRALIFSTDDFFFREDGAYEFNPDFLEEAHEWNQKRARKAMRNGISPIIIDNTNLHAWEMKPYAVMVFQTEQKNLFRLEMDMVVFRPEMKEHSWSPKRKNTPDEGTV
- the N4BP2L1 gene encoding NEDD4-binding protein 2-like 1 isoform X3, with the translated sequence MEESFLESFGRLSLQQQQQQQPRPPAPPPPRGTPPRRHSFRKHLYLLRGLPGSGKTTLARQLQHDFPRALIFSTDDFFFREDGAYEFNPDFLEEAHEWNQKRGISDRTKESFQAGNGHGSFQARNEGTFMESQEKKYTG